DNA sequence from the Pecten maximus unplaced genomic scaffold, xPecMax1.1, whole genome shotgun sequence genome:
tgaatgaaatattttaggTGACTCAGGTTCACATGACAAAGTGGGATGCTACAGGTTCagcatatatatttacttatcaAGATCTTGTTTAAAAGACAGATCACACAGGTTTTATATTAGATTGCTATTATTGATTTCCTTGTTTTTGTCTGAAAGTTACTTTTATCTTGTAAAGTTAGACATGTATCCGTCTCACTGATAGTATGCAGCCCCTTCTACAGGAACAAGTGCTTCTCAATGTTTTTGAACATGCTTGACGGTGCATACATGAAAGGTTGCTGAGCCATGGGTAGACCAGACCTACTTCTTGATGAATTTTTACTTTTGGACGactttcctttcttttttgatgattttgccTTCTTGGCCGATTTCTTACTAGGATAAGATGGGGACGTGCTGGGGTAGGAGGAATACGATGGAGACGTACTTTGATAGGGGGAATAAGACGCGCTAGTACTTGGGTAGTTGGGGTCAGCGGTGGGGTAAGGATTAGGATACGGTTTCAGATCTTTATCAAGTGGTATTTGCTCAAAATTTGTGGACCTATATATCCGCCCAAGCATTGATGTATCGCTGTACCGTCGAATGGCTGGACCGGCAGGGCTCGTAGACACTGAAATAACCGAAAATCACAATACAACAACTGGATGTTAAAGACCATTCAAATTACtacattattgtcatacttatACTAAAATCATGATCACTCTCTGATTACTTTTGGCATTCGGTTACTCGAACACAAATCAGAATTCCTTCAGGCAAGTTGAGCTTAAATTATAGTTATTGTCTTGTGATTTAACATAGGATAATCAACGTCTTACTTATACTGTAGTAATATCAACATGCGATATGTAAATGCAGAAGAGAATACATCtcaatattgtaaatatttaccaCATTTGAAGCCGTCTCCTTCAAACCCGGGTTTACATTCGCACAGATAAGACCCCTGTATTGTAATGCAGTTTGCGTTCGGGCTACATCCTGCTGTACCAGACACGCATGCCTTTGCCACTGTAAGGATGACAGATAAATAATAATCTTTGTAAATTCGATAATTGTGGAATATTTctcacatcgttttattttagttaagaaataattaacgatgattcgtgtattgttgcaggatatacaacgaggacgaggatattttgcaatttaattaataacgaaggccgcaggcctgagttattaattaaaaatgcaaaatatccgagtccgagttgtatatcctgcaacaatacacgagtcaaagttgattatttctattctaccatgtactgtttagttctgagatcgacctcggactcggactcggatattttgcatttttaattaataactcaggcctgcggccttcgttattaattaaattgcaaaatatcctcgtcctcgttgtatatcctgcaacaatacacgagtcaaagttgattatttctattctaccatgtactgtttagttctgagatcgacctctttctaatagaaaaacagcaaagaaaccccgagaaaaccttgtaatttatttcttgagtattgcattatttgttgatgaaatatacaggcaatacagtactacgatcaagagcatctatcatatggcattgattttgaaaattaaaaaaaaggataaaaaaaaaaaagaaaaaaagggggcctccgtaggattcgaactcgcgtcttGATAAAactttattgaaagactaacccattagctcactcggctatagtaaccttttatgaaaggggtgaatattagatatataaaattgtaacagccgtgactcacgaccgtgtattaaTGGCACGAGggtgtattattggcacgagcgtgggttatcggaaaataatacatggttttaaaccaatcaaaactggcgttacatagcaaacatggtagaagTCACGTTAACCTAACACGACTTTCATATAAGTATTCTTTTAACAGAATTAATTACATGTCATCATAATGTCAAAATTATGAACATCTGAAGATGTCGCGTTGAGGTAACTCGATTTAAAGTAATACGAATATCATTCTATTACTGTTAGAACTTCAATCTTTCATCATATTTATATACGGGTTATTTATGCCAgccaaaacattttttttttaatttcaggaCAATTGACATCAAATTAGATTTGTCATAAGAAACTATTAGGCTATGATTGACTGTCCTGTGTAGCTATCTTACTGGCAATGGTACtctattttgaaatatctgCTGTAATTGATCATATCAAATTCTACATTATGTTGATGTCAAATCTATCACTCGACTTTATAAATTAatgttaaatctataattaATGCCACTCGATAACTTAATGTCAAATCTTTAACTAAATGCCACGCGATAACTTAATGTCAAATCTATAACTTAATGTCAAATCTTTAACTTAATGTCACTCTATAACTTAATGTCAACTCTATAACTTAATGTCAACTGTATAACTTAATGTCAACTGTATAACTTAATGTCAACTATATAACTTAATGTCACTCTATCACTTAATGTCAAATCTATAACTTAATGTCACTCTATAACTTAATTCCACTCTATAACGTAATGTCAACTCTATAACTTAATGTCACTCTATCACTTAATGTCAAATCTATAACTTAATGTCACTCTTTAACTTAATGTCGATTGTATAACTTAATGTCAACTATATAACTTAATTTCACTCTATCACTTAATGTCAACTCTATAACTTAATGTCACTCTATAACTTAATGTCAACTCTATAACTTAATGTCACTCTATAACGTTATGTCAACTGTATAACTTAATGTCAACTATATAACTTGATGTCAAATCTATAACTAAATGTCAACTATATAACTTAATGTCCACTCTATCACTTAATGTCAAATCTATAACTTAATGTTACTCTATAACTTAATGTCACTCTATAACTTAATGTCAACTCTATAACTTAATGTCACTCTATAACTTAATGTTACTCTATAACTTAATGTCACTCTATAACTTAATGTCAACTCTATAACTTAATGTCACTCTATAACTTAATGTCAACTCTATAACTTAATGTCACTCTTTAACTTAATGTCACTCTATAACTTGATGTCAAATCTATAACTTAATGTCACTCTATAACTTAATGTCAACTCTATAACTTAATGTCAACTATATAACTTAATGTTACTCTATAACTTAATGTCACTCTATAACTTAATGTTACTCTATAACTTAATGTCACTCTATAACTTAATGTCAACTCTATAACTTAATGTCACTCTATAACTTAATGTCAACTCTATAACTTAATGTCACTCTATAACTTAATGTCACTCTATAACTTAATGTCAACTCTATAACTTGATGTCAAATC
Encoded proteins:
- the LOC117320230 gene encoding nephronectin-like (The sequence of the model RefSeq protein was modified relative to this genomic sequence to represent the inferred CDS: added 163 bases not found in genome assembly); this encodes MCKCKPGYEGNGEYCVFDRCSMPGQCGINAYCINTIGSFICVCREGFVKVNSTCLAKACVSGTAGCSPNANCITIQGSYLCECKPGFEGDGFKCVSTSPAGPAIRRYSDTSMLGRIYRSTNFEQIPLDKDLKPYPNPYPTADPNYPSTSASYSPYQSTSPSYSSYPSTSPSYPSKKSAKKAKSSKKKGKSSKSKNSSRSRSGLPMAQQPFMYAPSSMFKNIEKHLFL